One genomic segment of Macaca fascicularis isolate 582-1 chromosome 19, T2T-MFA8v1.1 includes these proteins:
- the LOC135968411 gene encoding zinc finger protein 256-like translates to MCGPILKNIAPLAEHKGTHRREKMYMYWTCGKQFFSNINHQCQKQHIGMKPFRSEVNKVSLVKSCTCSESQKPSTCRDVGKDFLASSRFLQQLATHTREKSNSRTLCWTAFHRRKIHYNWGKINKAFSYKHVLLQPQRALTKERCYMCNEWGKSFSHNSSLIEHQRVHTRERPYKCGECGKFFSQSSTLFQHQRVHTGERPYECRECGKSFNQSCSFNNH, encoded by the coding sequence ATGTGCGGCCCAATCTTAAAAAATATTGCTCCCCTGGCTGAGCACAAGGGAACACATCGAAGGGAGAAAATGTACATGTATTGGACATGTGGGAAACAATTCTTTTCCAATATAAATCATCAGTGTCAGAAGCAGCACATTGGAATGAAACCCTTCAGAAGTGAGGTGAACAAAGTGTCATTAGTGAAGAGCTGCACATGCAGTGAGTCTCAGAAGCCCTCTACCTGCAGGGATGTTGGGAAGGACTTCCTGGCCAGCTCAAGATTTCTCCAGCAACTGGCCACTCATACCAGGGAAAAATCAAATAGCAGAACCTTGTGTTGGACTGCCTTTCACAGGAGAAAAATACATTACAACTGGGGAAAGATCAACAAAGCCTTCAGCTACAAACACGTACTTCTTCAGCCTCAGAGAGCCCTCACTAAAGAAAGGTGTTACATGTGCAATGAATGGGGGAAGTCCTTTAGCCATAACTCTAGCCTCATTGAACACCAGAGAGTTCACACTAGAGAAAGACCTTATAAATGTGGAGAATGCGGTAAGTTCTTTAGCCAAAGCTCAACCCTCTTTCAACATCagagagttcacactggagaaaggcctTATGAATGCAGGGAATGTGGGAAATCCTTTAACCAAAGCTGTAGCTTCAATAACCATTGA